In Myxococcales bacterium, the following proteins share a genomic window:
- a CDS encoding sugar transferase produces the protein MRLRTAVAKRCLDVIGSAAGLVVFAPVLLVVSLLLRAAHGPLILFRQQRPGRHGKPFWIVKFRTMREGTGPDGERLTTVGKWLRSTSLDELPELFNVLRGEMSLVGPRPLPTRYLERYSPEQARRHNVKPGITGLVQVSGRNLLSWDEKFELDVWYVDNWSLWLDVKILFRTLWHVARRKGIHAQGEATMREFPGS, from the coding sequence ATGCGTCTGCGCACGGCCGTCGCGAAGCGATGTCTCGACGTGATTGGAAGTGCGGCCGGCCTGGTGGTGTTCGCTCCGGTCCTGCTGGTGGTGTCGTTGCTCCTCAGGGCGGCCCACGGGCCGCTGATCCTCTTCCGACAACAGCGGCCGGGCAGACACGGGAAGCCGTTTTGGATCGTCAAATTCCGGACGATGCGCGAGGGGACGGGTCCGGACGGCGAGCGGCTGACCACGGTTGGGAAGTGGCTGCGGTCCACCAGCCTGGACGAACTCCCGGAGCTGTTCAACGTGTTACGCGGAGAGATGAGCCTGGTGGGTCCAAGACCTCTCCCCACGCGCTATCTGGAACGGTATTCTCCAGAGCAGGCTAGGCGGCACAACGTGAAGCCCGGAATAACCGGCCTTGTCCAGGTCAGTGGACGGAATCTGCTCTCCTGGGACGAAAAGTTTGAACTCGACGTCTGGTACGTGGATAACTGGTCGCTCTGGTTGGACGTCAAGATCCTGTTCCGCACGCTCTGGCATGTGGCCAGGCGCAAGGGCATCCACGCTCAGGGTGAGGCGACTATGAGGGAATTCCCCGGGTCGTAA
- a CDS encoding aminotransferase class I/II-fold pyridoxal phosphate-dependent enzyme → MLPPILLSPPHLSGEEIELVSAAFASNWIAPAGPDLDAFEEEVAAKVGVAAAAGLSSGTAALHLALLTLGVEAGDEVFCSTFTFAAPANAIRYCGAIPVFIDSSPDTWNIDPGLLEQEMRAAASRGKLPKAVIVVDLYGQCADYDPIVTCCREYGVPVIADAAESLGASYKGRAAGSLGDISVFSFNGNKIITCSGGGSLLSDNTEYVETARFLATQARDPAPHYEHSRIGHNYRLSNLLAAVGRAQLRVLDERVAARRCNMEFYRARLGSVDGIRIAPAAPYGGSNAWLTCILIDEEDFGAAPETIRKHLATRRIEARPLWKPMHLQPVFRHHRCVGGQVSSGLFARGLCLPSGSSLSDSDLRRVVGGVLECAS, encoded by the coding sequence ATTTTGCCGCCGATTCTCCTCTCGCCCCCTCACCTCTCCGGCGAGGAGATCGAACTAGTTTCCGCAGCGTTTGCATCCAACTGGATCGCGCCGGCCGGCCCCGACTTGGATGCGTTCGAGGAAGAGGTGGCCGCCAAGGTCGGTGTGGCGGCGGCGGCTGGCCTTTCGAGTGGGACCGCGGCGCTCCACCTTGCGCTCCTCACACTCGGCGTGGAGGCAGGGGACGAAGTCTTCTGCTCCACGTTCACCTTCGCCGCCCCCGCGAACGCGATCCGCTACTGCGGGGCGATACCGGTCTTCATTGACTCATCTCCAGATACCTGGAACATCGACCCCGGTCTCCTGGAACAGGAAATGCGTGCGGCGGCGAGCCGCGGCAAGCTCCCCAAGGCCGTCATCGTGGTGGACCTCTACGGGCAATGCGCGGACTACGATCCCATTGTGACGTGCTGCCGCGAGTACGGGGTGCCCGTTATCGCCGATGCCGCCGAATCCCTGGGTGCGAGCTACAAGGGGCGCGCTGCGGGGAGTCTCGGTGACATCTCGGTCTTCTCCTTCAATGGCAACAAGATCATCACCTGCAGCGGCGGCGGGAGTTTGTTGTCGGACAACACCGAGTATGTCGAGACGGCCCGCTTTCTCGCCACCCAGGCGCGGGATCCTGCGCCCCACTACGAGCATTCCAGGATCGGCCACAACTACCGTCTCTCCAACCTTTTGGCGGCAGTGGGGCGCGCCCAGCTGCGCGTTCTAGACGAGCGCGTGGCCGCGCGCAGGTGCAATATGGAGTTCTACCGCGCTCGCCTGGGTAGCGTGGATGGGATCCGGATTGCACCCGCAGCTCCCTATGGCGGCAGTAACGCCTGGCTGACCTGTATATTGATCGACGAGGAAGATTTTGGTGCTGCGCCCGAAACAATCAGGAAGCATCTGGCCACGCGACGGATCGAGGCCCGTCCTCTCTGGAAGCCCATGCATCTACAGCCGGTCTTCCGGCACCATCGGTGCGTCGGGGGGCAGGTTTCGAGCGGGCTCTTCGCCCGGGGACTCTGCCTTCCCAGCGGTTCCAGCCTGTCGGATTCGGACTTGAGGCGGGTTGTGGGAGGGGTTCTCGAGTGTGCTTCGTAG
- a CDS encoding NeuD/PglB/VioB family sugar acetyltransferase, with amino-acid sequence MIRYAVYGSAGCGRGVMPLIREQVALRDGDADFVFVDDDPSRQGGEVNGVRCIPFGELISADLTSTRICVAVAEPNVRRALVEKCQAAGLEFFEVAAADHVRYDEVEIASGAIFCASTMVTANVRIGAHFHCNIYSYVEHDCLIGDFVTFAPRVSCNGNIIIEDGAYVGTGAVLKQGTPGRPLRVGKGAVVGMGAVVVRDVAPGSTVVGNPAQPLESQGYKEG; translated from the coding sequence ATGATCCGATACGCCGTCTATGGTTCAGCGGGATGTGGCCGAGGTGTGATGCCACTGATTCGCGAGCAGGTAGCCCTCCGCGATGGAGATGCGGACTTTGTCTTTGTGGACGACGATCCCTCGCGGCAGGGGGGCGAGGTGAATGGAGTGCGGTGCATCCCCTTTGGCGAGTTGATTTCTGCAGATCTGACTTCGACTCGGATTTGCGTAGCCGTGGCCGAGCCGAATGTACGCAGAGCGCTCGTGGAAAAATGTCAGGCGGCGGGACTTGAGTTCTTTGAGGTCGCCGCCGCGGATCACGTTCGCTATGACGAGGTCGAGATTGCCTCTGGGGCGATTTTCTGCGCGAGTACGATGGTGACCGCGAACGTAAGGATCGGCGCCCATTTTCACTGCAACATCTACTCCTACGTAGAGCACGACTGCCTAATCGGCGACTTCGTGACCTTCGCGCCGCGGGTTTCGTGCAACGGAAATATCATTATCGAAGACGGTGCGTACGTCGGAACAGGTGCGGTCCTGAAACAGGGCACGCCGGGCCGGCCGCTCCGAGTAGGGAAGGGGGCCGTCGTGGGCATGGGCGCCGTGGTAGTCCGCGACGTGGCCCCAGGAAGTACCGTCGTCGGAAACCCCGCCCAGCCCCTCGAATCCCAAGGTTACAAAGAAGGCTGA
- a CDS encoding polysaccharide export protein: MHTRIDPGLGAPGTNPETRRPLPRHNPPSFLQVVALLLAALVVQAAGSACTTPVSAPADGAPQPDASVDSTTSTPPRAAYQLGSGDKLRVIVFGEEDLSGEFEVDDTGAVSLPLVGEVGAGGRTLRSFEAAVREQLSDGYLKDPRVSVQVINYRPFYIIGEVEKGGEYPFVSGMHLLNAVAVAGGFTYRANTSKVFITRGNRELEFAVTPELRLEPGDVIRIPERFF, translated from the coding sequence ATGCACACCCGAATCGATCCAGGGCTTGGGGCGCCCGGGACAAACCCCGAGACGCGACGTCCACTTCCGCGTCACAACCCGCCGTCCTTTCTTCAGGTCGTTGCCCTGCTTCTGGCCGCGCTCGTCGTCCAGGCCGCGGGTAGCGCGTGCACCACGCCCGTCTCAGCCCCCGCTGATGGCGCCCCGCAACCCGACGCATCGGTGGATTCCACCACCTCGACGCCTCCCCGGGCCGCCTATCAACTCGGCAGCGGCGACAAACTTCGCGTCATCGTCTTTGGCGAAGAGGATCTTTCGGGCGAGTTCGAAGTCGACGATACCGGGGCGGTTTCGCTTCCGTTGGTGGGCGAGGTCGGTGCGGGCGGGCGCACGCTGCGGAGTTTTGAGGCGGCGGTCCGCGAGCAGCTCAGCGACGGCTATCTCAAGGATCCGCGAGTCAGCGTGCAGGTGATCAACTACCGGCCGTTTTACATCATCGGCGAAGTTGAAAAAGGAGGGGAGTATCCCTTCGTGAGTGGTATGCATTTGCTGAACGCGGTGGCCGTGGCGGGGGGATTTACCTACCGGGCCAATACTTCCAAGGTCTTTATCACGCGCGGCAATCGGGAACTCGAGTTTGCTGTCACCCCCGAACTTCGCCTCGAACCGGGCGATGTGATTCGCATTCCTGAGCGTTTCTTCTGA
- a CDS encoding outer membrane beta-barrel protein, which yields MKIGSLFSTSVELAGLFLLIILLAAPMAGAQEMDPPAGVPDRVAPESDALGIGLGGFTGYPKLGFSTAYDSNIFAIDSQVKSDARFVIDPSFAVESNWSSNELSLGGFLSSSLLADNTTEDKLEWGFGTSGRLDVLEGSNVKAMLGYQDLTEDRGGIDAVDVPKPVDYGHLQAGLVVNHRINQLTLSGGADFQRFDYDPSSQKFRDRDLWTATGQGGYTFSPGYSGFFRAEFSDRNFQNLSNPLPLPAPPNTRVSQDSQGYDLVVGVASEITNLISGEASIGYFDQNYDSSALKDVSGVSFRVDLEWEVTKMTSLRLTASQDVVDSTTAGSGGILYTNAGFGVDHELTPEAHLKFDFGFYNGDYKGIDREDDGFRVSLGADYRMSRFVHLDLLYSFEDRDSNVAGQDFTRHQVNFGVRLQY from the coding sequence GTGAAGATTGGTTCACTCTTTTCGACTTCGGTTGAGCTGGCGGGCCTCTTCCTGCTGATTATTTTGCTCGCCGCCCCGATGGCGGGCGCCCAGGAGATGGACCCGCCCGCCGGCGTCCCAGATCGAGTCGCCCCAGAGAGCGACGCCTTGGGGATCGGGCTCGGCGGTTTTACCGGCTACCCGAAGCTGGGGTTTTCGACCGCGTACGACAGCAACATCTTCGCCATCGACTCCCAAGTGAAGAGCGATGCCCGCTTCGTGATCGATCCCTCGTTCGCCGTCGAGTCCAATTGGTCGAGCAACGAACTTTCGCTGGGCGGTTTTCTCTCCTCGTCCCTCTTAGCGGACAACACCACGGAGGATAAACTCGAGTGGGGATTCGGCACCTCGGGTCGGCTCGACGTGCTGGAAGGCAGCAATGTAAAAGCCATGCTCGGCTATCAGGATCTCACCGAAGACCGCGGCGGCATCGATGCGGTCGACGTTCCAAAGCCGGTCGACTACGGTCATCTGCAAGCGGGTCTGGTGGTCAACCATCGCATCAATCAGCTCACTCTCTCAGGGGGAGCCGACTTCCAGAGATTCGACTATGACCCCTCGAGCCAGAAATTCCGCGACCGCGATCTCTGGACCGCCACCGGCCAGGGGGGGTACACCTTTTCGCCCGGTTACAGCGGGTTTTTTCGCGCGGAGTTCAGCGATCGTAACTTCCAGAATCTATCCAACCCCCTCCCCCTCCCCGCCCCCCCCAACACCCGTGTCTCCCAGGATTCCCAGGGCTACGACTTGGTGGTGGGTGTGGCCTCCGAGATCACGAACTTGATCTCGGGAGAGGCCTCCATCGGCTACTTCGATCAGAACTACGACAGCTCCGCCCTCAAGGATGTCAGCGGCGTCTCTTTCCGCGTGGATCTCGAGTGGGAGGTCACGAAGATGACCTCGCTTCGGCTCACGGCTTCCCAGGACGTGGTAGATTCCACGACTGCGGGCTCAGGCGGCATCCTCTATACCAATGCAGGCTTCGGGGTGGACCACGAACTGACCCCGGAAGCCCACCTGAAGTTCGATTTCGGGTTCTACAACGGCGATTACAAGGGGATTGACCGGGAGGACGACGGCTTTCGCGTCTCGCTGGGGGCCGACTATCGGATGTCGCGATTCGTTCACCTCGATCTGCTCTACAGCTTCGAAGACCGCGACTCGAATGTGGCCGGTCAGGACTTCACCCGGCATCAGGTCAACTTTGGCGTTCGACTCCAGTACTAG
- a CDS encoding polysaccharide biosynthesis tyrosine autokinase: MKQAEHFSVAGPNEVEIDIGEIFRALRRRRWALGGCVLLITSVVLLVTFQLTPLYTATAEVLIDLRDHNVVDLDSVLAGISSDASTIESQIQVIRSHSLAIRVIETLRLDRDPEFNEALREPGMGAVLQAWLRGLAPGEAEEASQEERLALEQTRLIEAFSEARKVSRVGRSSYVISIAFTSERAAKATQLANTLAEFYLVDQLEAKFNATERATDWLHERLGALAAEVEKSERLVEAYRSEHGLVNSRGTTVDEQQLVEINTQLILARADLAEKRARFRHVTELLDSGAGVESVAEVLASTVVHDLRQRQAELAREQAELESRYGDRHPRMINIRAQRKDLELGVAAELQRIVANLENEVVVARSRAQSLERSLTEAQHQRSVGETARIRLRELNRHAIANRTLYESFLGRFNETREQQGIQEADARIISAATVPVEPSYPRKGLFAAAGFLASLIVGAGVVFLLERLDNGFHNSRELEDALGLPLLASIPELSEADARVEEELLSPHDYVLARPLSIYGEAIRGLRTALMLSNVDVPPRAVLFSSAMASEGKTSIALSLARSIAQSGKRVVVVDADLRRPAVARRLGLSPEAGLIEYLAGQASLDEVIVTDKSSEMDVLPVIQGAANAPDLLGSESMRILLEKLKTDYDLVLVDSPPLLLVSDATVLGEICDKLVFVVRWEQTPRQAALEAIHRLHQFEIDVAGVVLNRVDLKRDAEHYYGDSYYRSASDYYVN; this comes from the coding sequence TTGAAACAAGCCGAGCATTTTTCTGTCGCGGGGCCGAACGAAGTCGAGATCGATATCGGCGAGATCTTCCGTGCGCTTCGGCGCCGGCGTTGGGCGCTGGGCGGCTGCGTGCTGCTGATCACCTCGGTGGTCCTGCTCGTCACCTTCCAACTGACCCCGCTCTATACCGCCACCGCCGAGGTGCTCATCGACCTGCGCGATCACAATGTGGTCGATCTCGATTCTGTGCTCGCGGGCATTTCCTCCGATGCTTCGACCATCGAGAGTCAGATCCAGGTGATCCGCTCGCACTCTCTCGCCATCCGAGTGATCGAGACCCTCCGCCTGGATCGCGATCCCGAGTTCAACGAAGCCCTGCGCGAGCCCGGCATGGGGGCTGTGCTGCAGGCTTGGCTCCGGGGTCTGGCACCCGGCGAAGCCGAAGAAGCCAGCCAGGAGGAGCGCCTGGCCCTGGAGCAGACCCGGCTGATTGAAGCCTTCTCCGAGGCGCGGAAGGTTTCCCGGGTGGGGCGAAGCTCGTACGTCATCTCCATCGCTTTCACTTCCGAACGCGCAGCCAAGGCGACCCAGCTGGCCAACACCCTGGCGGAGTTCTATCTCGTGGATCAACTCGAGGCCAAGTTCAACGCGACCGAACGGGCCACGGATTGGCTGCATGAACGCCTGGGCGCCCTGGCGGCAGAGGTCGAGAAATCGGAGCGCCTGGTGGAGGCCTACCGATCGGAGCATGGTCTGGTGAATTCCCGGGGCACCACGGTCGACGAGCAGCAGCTCGTGGAGATCAACACCCAGTTGATCCTCGCCCGCGCCGATCTGGCCGAGAAGCGGGCGCGCTTTCGCCACGTGACCGAGCTGCTCGATTCGGGCGCGGGGGTCGAATCGGTGGCCGAGGTGCTGGCCTCCACCGTGGTCCACGATCTGCGTCAGAGGCAGGCCGAGCTGGCCCGGGAGCAGGCTGAACTCGAGTCGCGCTATGGCGACCGACATCCGCGCATGATCAACATCCGCGCCCAGCGCAAAGATCTTGAACTCGGAGTGGCCGCCGAACTGCAGCGCATCGTGGCCAACCTCGAGAACGAAGTCGTCGTGGCTCGTTCGCGAGCCCAATCCCTCGAGCGAAGCCTCACCGAGGCGCAGCACCAGCGCTCGGTGGGCGAAACCGCGCGCATCCGGCTGCGCGAGCTGAACCGCCACGCCATTGCCAACCGAACGCTCTACGAATCCTTCCTGGGCCGCTTCAACGAGACTCGCGAGCAACAAGGAATCCAAGAGGCCGATGCCCGGATCATCTCCGCTGCCACCGTGCCGGTCGAGCCCAGCTACCCCAGGAAGGGACTCTTTGCTGCAGCGGGTTTTCTGGCGTCCCTGATCGTGGGCGCCGGCGTGGTGTTTCTCCTCGAGCGCTTGGACAACGGCTTTCACAACAGCCGCGAGCTGGAGGACGCGCTGGGCCTCCCGCTGTTGGCATCCATCCCGGAGCTGTCCGAGGCCGACGCCCGGGTGGAGGAAGAGCTGCTCTCGCCCCACGATTACGTGCTCGCCCGGCCGCTTTCGATCTATGGCGAGGCGATTCGGGGTCTGCGCACAGCTCTGATGCTATCCAACGTCGATGTGCCACCCCGGGCCGTGCTCTTCAGTTCCGCGATGGCTTCGGAGGGCAAGACCTCCATCGCGCTCAGTCTGGCCCGGTCCATCGCCCAGTCGGGCAAGCGTGTGGTCGTGGTCGACGCAGATTTGCGCCGCCCCGCTGTGGCCCGGAGACTCGGGCTTAGTCCCGAAGCGGGGCTGATCGAGTACCTGGCCGGCCAGGCTTCCCTCGATGAAGTGATCGTCACCGACAAAAGCTCGGAGATGGACGTGCTTCCGGTCATTCAAGGGGCCGCCAACGCCCCAGATCTGCTGGGCTCCGAGAGCATGCGGATCCTGCTCGAAAAACTGAAGACGGATTACGATCTCGTGCTGGTGGATTCGCCGCCATTGCTTCTGGTTTCGGATGCCACGGTGCTGGGCGAGATCTGCGACAAGTTGGTCTTTGTGGTCAGGTGGGAGCAGACCCCGCGGCAAGCGGCCCTGGAGGCTATCCACCGGCTGCACCAGTTCGAAATTGACGTGGCCGGTGTGGTCTTGAACCGGGTCGACCTGAAGCGCGATGCCGAACACTACTACGGGGACAGCTATTACCGCAGCGCTTCGGATTATTACGTCAATTGA